A DNA window from Jaculus jaculus isolate mJacJac1 chromosome 1, mJacJac1.mat.Y.cur, whole genome shotgun sequence contains the following coding sequences:
- the Hrct1 gene encoding histidine-rich carboxyl terminus protein 1, which translates to MLGTTASAGWVAGAAVAVLLLLLLLLATCLFHGARDPDAERNHPSAGGNRVRTAQPRLFKSRRRGLLGPFHHHHHHHHLGHVSPGPAVGLHLHKHHHQRHHH; encoded by the coding sequence ATGCTGGGCACGACGGCGTCGGCGGGCTGGGTGGCGGGCGCTGCGGTGGccgtgctgctgctgctgctgctgctgctggccacCTGCCTCTTCCACGGGGCGCGGGATCCCGACGCCGAGAGGAACCACCCGTCGGCAGGGGGAAACCGAGTCCGGACAGCCCAGCCTCGGCTCTTCAAGAGCCGGCGTCGGGGTCTCCTGGGACCctttcaccatcaccaccatcatcatcaccttgGCCACGTGTCTCCCGGGCCCGCTGTTGGCCTCCATCTCCACAAGCATCACCACCAGCGCCACCACCACTGA
- the Spaar gene encoding small regulatory polypeptide of amino acid response encodes METAVIGVVAVLLVVTVAIACLLCYFSFDSKTQDLQKDHGFTVATFRQEASLFTGPALQTPPVKSTQDFWTVM; translated from the coding sequence ATGGAAACCGCAGTGATCGGAGTAGTGGCTGTGTTGCTTGTGGTCACCGTGGCCATTGCCTGCCTCCTCTGTTATTTCAGCTTTGATTCGAAGACCCAGGATCTTCAGAAGGACCATGGCTTCACAGTGGCCACGTTTCGCCAGGAAGCATCTCTCTTCACGGGGCCTGCACTCCAAACCCCGCCAGTGAAGAGTACCCAGGACTTCTGGACTGTCATGTGA